GATGTCATTCTCTTACAGACTGTAAAACAACACCTCAGCGTGCTTTACAGGCAAATGACCAGCTAGCAAACAGGTTAGCTGGTCATCATGTGCTAGCAAACTGTTTCTGCGATGTCTCTGCCAGACCTGAAGAGTCCCAGATGAGAAAACGTATCTGACATTTGCAGCTACAAGGCCACATGGCAGATTTATGAAGCCTGTATCAGCCTAGTTTAAACAAGCAGTTGTTGCACAAGTCTCAAGATAATGTTGTTGGAGCGCTTCCAAAAATGTAACTTATACGAAACATTGATTGTGTCCAAGCCTGTGTTAACCTAAGTAAGACTCCTGTGATGCTGTTTTGTAAGAGGcacaagctaagctaacagtgtcTGAGGCTCATATTAATTCACTTTTGTATTTTGAGTCAGTTATGAGCCAGCAAGTATGGtactgtgttttgtatttgagcttagtattttttttccagacaaaTAGCTGTAATAACGAACATTACCAATGGTAGCATCGGTCTCTAAAACAAGAATGGTAGAGTTAAATCATTTCCTGATTATATACACTTCTACCCGCCCGCAATTTGAAAATGccaaaatgaaacatattttttcGTCAGGTCCACTGTCGACTGACAGGGTATGAAGTCAAGGCAGAAACAGGCAAAACAGCAAAGCGGTTGTAGTAATTCTACTGGCCAGAGTAACACAAATTCCTCTACCACTATACGTGTTCTGTGTCATTTCAGTGACGTAAGCAAACATCGGGCAGGGCTAGAAGCATGCAGGAGAACGGCAGGAGACTAAGTGGAATGGCAGTGAACTACTGTAGCTCTACAGCTGAACATGCACTCAGTTCTTCAGTGTTTCTACGGCCcagcagaagaggagaagaggcgTACACATGAATTACAAAAGTCTTTGCTGATACAGCAGACATTCAttgctttttaaatttgggTTTGTTTTAAAGACTATGTAGAGCCAGGAGGAGGTTGGAAGGATGGACGGAGGATGCAGCAATTTGCTCTCTCACCCAGTGCTGGGCACCTACAGACTACTACGAGGAAATGCTCAGTAATCATGTCCCCCACCCACCTTTATTCACTACTAACAAACCATCATCAAACTCTGAATCAATGATGCGATGAGACCCTGCACaggacacgcacgcacacaacacacacaaacagacagggTTGAGAGGTTCTGTTTGTCAGTCTCCCACACTGAGAGACACAAAAGAGAAAGCTCAGAAAAAGAAGGGTTAGCAACCACACACTCAAACGAACTGTAGGTAAAATGAGACGTATCTTGTAAGAAAACACGGACAGACATACTCTGTAGTTTCTTGCTGGGGCTGTCTCCGTGGACGTGTCTGCGGGGGAGATACGGAGACGGCTGGGGCAGAGGTATAGAGGACACGTCATGTGTCTGGAGTTTATACCAGTGCGGAGTGTCATCTAGTAAGGCCGTCTCCAGCTCTATCAGGATCTGGcagaagacacagagaaagaaatggtgTAAGAGTCTGATGTAAGGATTTAGGAccactaaaatgtaaatgtagagtTTTAACCAACGTTTTAACCAGTTACTAAAAAAAGACATAACAACCAGCCACAATGGTCACAAAGTTAACATCAGGGACCACTTAAAACAGGCTGTAAACCACTGCTTTAATATTATTTGAACCCATCTGGCTTTATTTTAAATCACAGTCAAAAAAGTtcagttcaggttttatctTCTGCCATGGAGACTGATTGAGGTCAAATGCATCTTGTTTGTGTTAATTATCCTCGATACGTGCCTAGAACCTGAACTAGAACTCAAGTGACTGGACATTAGGTCCCAAAATAGACACAGAAAGCCAGGAAAAAGACAGGCCATGAAGTCCAAGGTCCGCCAGTGATATAAGACATCCATGATAAAGATATGGTGGGGCATAGAGTGGGGTAAGGACATACAATGATTTCCGATGCACTGGGTGTTCCCAGGAGCACAGTAAGATTCAGAATTGATCAGGTATTTATGGTAGAGCAGCTAGACGGATGCCACTCTGAGTAAATGACTCATAACATCGTGTGTGAGGTTTGTCAGACTCAAGGAGAGAAAAGATTTGTGGTCTAACAAGCCCAAGCTGAACTCTTTGGTACGCCTATGCTGTTTAATAATCAGCTAATAACATCCATGCAGTGAAGCATGGCAGTGGCAGCAGCATGCTTATAGGACTGTTTCTCAGCAGCTGGGACAGGGACACTTAGAAAAAGATCAATGCAAATGCAGAGAGGCGCAAGAAGAAAACCTGGTTCAGAAAGTGAGATCTGAGATtgagttgatggtccttttttttcagcatcacaGTGAGCCAAGGAAAACAGACAAGGCAACACTGAGGTGGCTTCAAGACGAGTCCCTAACTGCCCTTCAGTGGCTCACGAGATTTAAACCCCTGGCCTGAAGAGCACTGGTATGTCACCCACCTCGCCCAGGAattcactctcctcctcctggactcTGGGCTGGTCCCAGACTGTGATCTCCAGCATGCGCTCTCTGAAGTCCCGTCGGTGAACATGAGAATAAATGAAGGTCTGGTTCCACTTGGGCTCAGCGCTCTTCTTCACTGTTTTAGTCCGCCGTTTACTCTTATCACTGCAACAACAGTTTAGATCACATGTTTGTGAGCATGTCAGCCATCTTCGACAACcaagtgaacacacacacacacacctactaAATGAGAgataaatgaacacaaagagCTAACCTCCTGTCAGGCAGGAAGTACATCTTGACATAGGGGTTCCGAGGTCTTCCGTCCGGTCGGGTTGGCAGGTCTATGGCTTGAAGGACGTTGACAATCAACTGATGGCCTACTTTGTCGTACCACAGCTTCACCTGAAAAGACGTAAGAAGGTAGTTAGCCTCTGTACGATATAAACTATACCCACTCACATAAATCTAAGttctctgttcctcctcttccaggtACTTACAGAAAGCTGTCCAGGCAGGACCAGAGGAAGGTCCCGAAGGGTGCCAGGGCTGGTAGGCGACATCACTGATATAGAGGGACGCTCCATTTTCTGAGATTCAAAGGAACTGGAGCCTGCTGAGTGATGAAAACAATAAACCTTGTAATGAaccatagaaaaaaaacacaataaaattcaacatttgaaatgaaagcacactGTGATGTGTATTTCACCAAGAGGCTACTGATACATTCATTGAAacactgtacaaaaaaaaagtagaatcaTCTTCTCCCCCATATAAACACTTACTAGATTCTAGAGGAGGGTGGGACGACTCTGGGATTCTTGGGATGTCTCTGTAAAAAAAGAGAGTCATTGAGTACATTCAGATCTACTACATGTTCCTGTCTTAACTAAAGGAGCAACAATTTCATGGTAGAGGAAGCAGTCAATTGACCACACAGCTTGGGGGgtgtggaggagaaaacaacagcaggaaaaaGGGATTTTTCTCTTGGATCTGAAGGATTTCAGGGAAGGTGAAGGGGAAGGGACTCCATCCATTAGATCAGCTCTACTTACTGATAGACTCTATACACTTTTCTCAAGAAGTTTTTTGATATAATTCGGTGGATAGAGCTTTTAgataaaggaaggaaacatagcaAAAGTATCAGAAAAGGTATCTTTATTCAGGAAGTAAGACAATATTCATTATCTATGAACAGCAGTAATCTTACCCTATAGGTCTTGAAACAACAATCTCAACTTGTGGCTCAGCCTTGGATTCAAGAATGATGTTGTACACTTCTTTCTTGGTTGCTCCCGGCAACGATTTCCCATTCCACTGCAACACCTCATCgcctggaaacaggatgttacGAGATACAAGACGAGAATAAATAAGTCCACTCAAAGAGTGGAGGCTAGTTAGGTTGCTAATGTACCACTAGAGTAGACATTTCATCCCCATCGttggcagcagctgctgcatggCATTAGCAGTTTGAGGGGTTCAGATGTGCCAGACGACCTTGGTACTCCATACATGTCGGAGGGACTGTAAGAGACGATTCTCATGTGCACAACTTGCTAGCATTCATGTCATGTGACAACTCAGGATGGCTGCAGTCAGTCGTCTTCTGCCGCCTGAATGAGGTCAGGTGTGGCGGTGAGGAGGCATCCGAGAGGTGGGAGTGGTTAAGGTTATAAAACTCagctttctctgtgtgttctcactctctctctttctcaggaTTGCAATCTTGTTTTTATACTCAACTTCCACCCATCCATGCATGCCTTTCATTACTGATACCCTGGCCGAGGTCACACATCTGTAGTTGCTTACTTTTGCCCACATTTCTCattctttttatgtctttttgagCCGACTGGTGGGAAACTGGCAATGATGATATCTCCAATATGATGTGAAGCCAGTTACTTATTTTTGGCCTTCGCAGACATGATACCAATAACATTACAACAACCATAATTGTTACACTTTAGGCCAGGGGTCttgaacgtttttcaggccaaggaccaccaaactgatggagagattaagtatggactccctacctactatatgtgctctatattacactcggcctagtgctgtttatatatatatatatatatatatatatatatatatatatatatatatatatatatatatatatatatattgttaatataattgtgcattaaaatattaaaataaacatacctgacataactGACAAAATTATAAAGatcatcttctgcctccatttatctctttactaacacatgttggattcatgttaatgtgtagttaaagaaatttaaattaaaaaaaataatatatatacatataaatataaatatataatcaaccaaatgttttgtgagccccctgcagtacctccatggaccccctgttgaagacctatgcttagGCCGCCACacatttttgcaaaaatataCTTTTACATTCAGTTCAGCATTAAAATGAGCTTTGAGCTAAACAATAAAGAAAGCACAGTAGTACAGATTTCAAAAGATTTGCACCTGCGCGTAGGTGTCCAACAACATCTGCCAGACTTCCTTTTTTGACCTTAGTGATGAAGGCCCCAAGTCTGCCCGTCTCTGTCATCTTTCCTCCAACAACCTGCACGCACAGAGAGGGGAATGAGTAGGAACGTCACTATTTCCAGTTTGCGGAAGTCCCTTCTGATTTCTTTGACAAAAGTATTAATGCAGAGGATTCCATGCGTACTTTTAGACCCAGGAGGGAGCCAGCCTCACGAGGCATGGCCGACCTCTTGCTTAGCGTGATGCGTCCGATCAGGTGGTCCCCTTCTTTGGACGGCTGCCACGTAACCGGATGCTGCGTGTATAGAAGATTAAGATGACAGGAGACAAAGACAATTATGAAAGGAGTTACAAAGTGTAAATATCTCTGTTTTAATGTGCGATTTATATGAATAGAAATGTCTGTTCTGAACACATATGTGAGTTAAAGATGTCATGGTAGATGTTTACAACCGCTGAAACTTACATGCCACACTGCGGGATCTAGAGGATGACAGTCCCAGTCACCTGCATGGAGAAAGAACAGGGAGATGTATTAGGTATTCAGACAATGGAAATATGCAGAAAGTAAACTGCTTTACTATATGTCAACTCACAAGACACCAAATAGATTTAGCTGCAGTTCCTTCCTCTTTTACAGCCCAGTTTGTTGTAGCATAGTTTGAATTACActtcaaacagaaaaaccagcAGCACTTTGTTTGCTTAAGTTATTTAAGTAAAGTGCACAGAATGCCTGGAACTTAGTGTTAGTATAGTGGTTTAGAAAGGCACACAGAAAGGACACaatcactgtaaaataaagtgtttgcGATGAGACAGACTCTTCATAAACAAACCAGGTAATTGAACATTTCGGCagcactgtgactgtaaagatcTGACACTGGAATGATTGTCCACAACTCCACAAAGTAAACAGACAACGCTGGAGTGGCTTCAAGATGAGTTTCTAACTGTGCTTCAGGGGCCCAGCAGAAGTCCAGACCTGAAGAAGATCTAGTGAGTCTATACCCAAGAGGATGAACGAGATAAACTGGCCAGACATCCTGGTGTGTAAAGCTTGTAAGAACTcgccaaagaggaggaggaggaggaggaggaggaagaggaggaggggaagaagaagaagaagaagaagaagaagaaggggtgTAAAATGACATACtaagaaaattatttattttctgttttacagtAATATGTCCTACTGAGTAATGTGCTCAAACAGAGAATGAATACATGTAATGACTACAAAGcgaacacaaaaacacaatgtacCATCCAGCACAGAGAAGTCattaaagacaagaaaaattaaatccatctgtattttgtttgttgatttaaCTGCTGAGAGCAGGTACCTCTCCCACTGCCGATTCATGGGAGGATAAACAAGTTTTTACTAacaaaaatgtttctatttaaacttaAAGATTCAACTTCCTTTCCACATTTTTACTCTTGGGCTACATTCAATATTGCTAATTGAAACTTAAAACCAATAAAGAGACTAAAATGTCATCAAACTTCAGCTCAAAACCAATATTATCATATTGAACTGAAAGAATAAGGTTCATGTCttgagaaaacacattaaaattgTCACTCAAGAGCCAGGGCATAAAAATCAAAGTAATTCACAATAACAATGGCCTGTCTAAGACTACTCCGTCCAGAGCCTGGCCAAGGACAGAGACACCAGCCGCTGTCAGGGCATCCCAGCACTCATTTGCACTGACAGATGGTCGGCCCGAGCAGGGAAGCTAACTGGCCCAGCATCAGACCAGAGGAGGCTGAGAGATTCATGGCCACTATTTCACAGAAGGACTAAAACAACAGCAAGACGGCATCAGACTGGCAGTTTAAAAGCTCCCATGGAGGTTCAGCTTTAATGTAAATGAGCGAAGAGAATGATTCAGTGGAAGTTTCTGGCAAATGACAACAGGAAAGGAAATAATACGGCTTAAACCTTGCGTGGAAAAACTATGGAACACATATTAAGTGGAAACCAAATGGAAAATGACAGGCTAGCCCACAGGATCATGGATGATGGAGGGAGTGTAAATCAGAGACAAAGCATGTATGACTCCACTGCTGCTAATCTGATGTCTGAAAATCCATTAAACGTGTTTCACAGGAAAAATGCTCACTGCACAGTTTAAAGTGCTGAGTAGACTTTCTGGATTTTGGAGGccagtgttattatttattagtctTAGTATCAGATGATGTTGTTCCGAGGAAGCAGTGTGTGTGCTTCATTCGCGTATTTCTGCTGCTACACCTCCCGTTTAACCAGTTTCAGTCACAAAACTGACCAAGCTTGACAAAATCTCTCACAGTCACATCGTTTGAACTCGACGCTCAACAAGCTGCTGTAATAACATGTTTCAGCATCAGCTCCAGTGTCATTTCAGTATGTGTCTAAATGGAATCTTCTGATTATTTTCAGGTTTACGAGGACAAAATACTATTTGTCACTCCTATCAGTGACAGTCCATTTGAATTTCcttatggggcatgtttcaacccacacagaaacaaaaaaaattaaataaaatccctGCACACatttggacagtcctccaaccaatcagagcaccAAAGTATGTGGCATTCAGTGGCTAAGGCGTTCTCGACAAACGTCTTAATGTTTTCCCATCGTCCTTTAAAGTGAGTGAGGACTTGAAACACTAACTTCTTCAACGATTGAACTGGCCTAATTTCTTCAGTTATTGTTTAAATCTGTATctgatctttattttttctatttttttttttaattctgaaaatctaatttatgtGGTACAGTTTTCTAttgtttatgcttttatttgttacatGTATTTAAGTGCTGTGTTTTGTACTGGTGAGCAAAGAGTCAAATTCCTTATACGTGCACACATACTTgcccaataaagctgattctgatcctgagaTGCTCAGTCTTTGACATTTTATGAAGCCCCCACTTGACTAAAATGTCCAATCTTTGTTCCCAGACCTTATACGCTAGTTcaacaagaaacagaaaatatccCTGCATTTAGGTGTTTACACACAGACTTTCCGATTTCACCATTGTTCTGAATTATGGATGATATATGTAGCAACTTGCCCTTGTAATTTATCAACGTGATATAATTACTGaacactgactgtatatactgtatctcTTTCCACATCACAGCGCTGGATCAGTGTGTGGACACCTACATGTACAGTTCAGTGAAACATGTTCACGCTGATTCTCTGGGGAACGTTAAAGTAATCCTGATAAGTGTaggacacgcacacatacacacagtagCAGTACATGTGAATGAGGTGCCTCGCCATGGGACCCAGTGTCATCCCAATAGCATACTTCCTCTTCCATTTACTCAGCACAATTATCACCTTGCTGTTCTTTTTCACACCAAGGGAGTAACGCAATTACTCTGAATCACTGTCTGCTTCTATTTAACGTCAACGAGTCAAAGTGCGTGTCACTAAAGCCTCGGACTGGGATATAAAGTGGTAGTATAGTTACATACATACAACTTATGGTGTTCGATGGGTGTTTAAGTTTGTAAATGGAGGAGTTTAAAAGCacagtttcagtgtttgtgttctcCGTTTAATCCTAATGTACAAAATTTTTACAAAAGTTTTACAGACTGACATAAAACTTTAAGATTGTAGGAACTATTTTGCTGAAATGTCATCAGTGACTATGTTAATGTGCCAACAGTCCATGCTACAGAGTAATCTCATCTGAATGATTTGTAGCTAATTAAGTTCACGTTGAAACACCTacaaataatcaataaatccaAGATCTTAAAAAACCAGGAATGACCTTATTATCACCTTATGACCTTGCAACCATTACCGTATCCATCAGTGTGTACAAGTGCACGGTTTCCTTTATTTACCAATTACCAAGACAACCATTACAGAGGCAATATGCAAAGAAGGATACATACCAATAAAAACGCaatcttttctttgttcttgaTGTTTATGACAAAGCATTGAATCAATATTTATCACCTACAATGTTAGACCCTATTGTTTCAAAAAACATACTTCAGAAATTTCACTCTGGAGAAGGTAGAGATCAAACATGGTGCTAAAAGCAGTGCTGCTATGGCCAGTCTATCTGAGTGTCATTAAAAAAGTACCACCAGCATGGGTTTGTTCATCAAAAAGCTACAGTAATGTCCAGACCATGTAGTTAacaccatttattttatctcatctcatcttccatacttcttatcctcactagggtcgcgggggttgctggagcctatcccagctggcactgggcgagaggcggggtacaccctggacaggtcgtcagcctatctcagggctaacactgagacatacaaccattcgcactcacactcacaactagggtcaatttagaataagctccaattagcctaacaagcatgtctttggaggtgggaggaagccggagtacctggatGCAAAAATAGGGAGTACATGCgcactccacccagaaaggcccgagcgcGACTCGAACCCGGAACTTCTTTCTGAGAGGCAACAGCGCAAACCACTGAACCGCTGTGCCGCCTTCATTTATGTTAtgaccagaaaaaaagaactgtgtCACTGTTTCCCTTAACTTGATGCGTACAGTACTTTCTTTCGTTTTACCATTTTGTTCCAGTTGTCAGCCCCTCACCAACGCTGGTGTGCGCTctcattttgctttttcagtaTCTATTTAGCAAACACATACTGCACATTACCCTGTGAAAGTTCCTGCATGCCACAGAAGAGAGTAGAAGGAGACATCCTGTTTTGAGGCTCAGCTAGCTAAAGAGTGTTTAAAACAGCTAATAATCCCAATCCACACCGTCTACCCATTACCCGTTCCTGATCTGGATTAAAACATCCGGAAATAAGATGATCCAGCGGCGCTAACTGTATCTACTCTCAGTTGagctcaaacacacattttggtACAGTTTAGCATGTTATAGCAAAGAGCAGGAAACTATATAGGTAGCAAACAGCTAGCAACGGCCACACAGCACGCAACCGCAACCAGCCCTGATTTTTAGCTGGTGGTCCGTGGTTAGCGGTTGCCTGATGGCTGTTTGCGAGGCATTACGTAGCCAACGAGCCACTGACCTAATTCCACAAATCTGCTGGCCTAAATCACAGCGACTCTCGAAAATAAATGAGAGCTGTCCTGAGAGCAGCGGGTTTAGCCACCGCACAGAGGTGTAGATTATACGCAATGATAGTACTGCAGTATGTGCTGGGTAGGGACTATATaagttaaaaaccaaaaaagtaCTAAATCTCCACAACcatgtttcatttgaaaaacaattCAGTCCCAGGTTAAAAATGTGTCGACTCATTTGACCGGTCATTAAGCTGGGATCTATCTATCTCTGAGAGCGTGAGCTGCACGCCAGGTTACAATTAGGCATCAGACGTATTACTGCTGTAATTTTAATCCTGCACACAGTACACTCAGCAGTCGGATAGGTCGTGAAAATAATCTTGACAATGATGAGAGTACAGCACACGCAAAGATCAAATTATGGTCCTTCGTGACTCAGCAGTATCAGTATCACTATCACATGTAGAAGTTATGGATGAACATGTGACCAAGGTAAGACTCGCTGATGCTCACTAGCAAGTTCTGGTGGGAGGAAAAGGTAGCCTCAGCAAATGATGAACAGAGTCTAATGCATAGAAATGAATGATGGCAAACAGTGCTATCGGTTATCGTGGGTTTAGCTAGTAAACTAGTGGAGCACATCTGTCTGACTGACCTTTTTCGCTGACACTTTCCATGTCCACGTCCTCACAGCTGGTGTACTCGGGCGTGGAGccgccctcctcctctgagctACTGATGGACATCTGCTTCTTGTTGACTCCGCGCTTGCTCTTGTTTGAACGTGGAGGGGGCGGCCGCAAAGACTCCGACTGGTCTGAGCTCTGAGAGTCCTTCCTCAGCAGGTTATCCCCACCTTTGTCCCTTGGTGTCCGTGTTGTACCGGGCTCCAGACGACCATTGTTCGGGCCCCAGTCCGGAGGCGCCTGTCCCCCAGGTTGGACCCCTGATCTCACTCCACCTCCGGCAGGGGGTGCACCCCCTCCGACCCCCACGGTCCTATCCACAGAGTAGGCTCTGTGGTTCTCCAAGTGGGTCTTGCGGtctccctctccacctccacccctccttGCCAAACGGTTTTCTGGTACCTCCCCTGAGcggcctcctccgcctccaccaccccctcctTCACCAGGCCCCAGTCCAACCTCATTGATTGCAAGATCACTGTGTCGTCGTTCGTGTCGTACTTTCGATACCTTAGCATGCATGCGcatctcctgctcctctttctggGGTTTCACCGGGTACCTCGCCAGGTTGGGGTCACTGCGATAACGATTCTGAAACTCCTCCTCGCGACGCTGCCGCTCCCTCTGCTCTTCCTCGTCAGGACGCCTGCGGTGGGTCTCTTGACGACCCAGATTTTCATTTCCATCCTCATAGTCCTGAGAATGGATCTTCTCCAGTCGCCGGCCGTCTCCTaaccttctctctcctctgtctccaggGCCCACTCGCTCATCCAGAGATGACTGAGACTGCAACTTGCCAGCAGGTCTCCGGCCACGTCCCATGCTGCCCTTACCATTTTGTTCATGTAGAGAAACCGGCCTTTTCCTGGAATAGAAGGGGACTCATATagttattttaatctaatcttattttattttttgtggtttttaagagtgtttacttttatgtgcaacaaaattCTGTCTTAGTCTAAGTGTATAATCTAGAAACAGTTTCAGGTCCAACAGGCAAAGTTGTGATTTTGCTGAAAAAGTGTGTCATGGACTatcctgttctttttctgttctctttgaactgattaaaaattttactAACCAAGATGAGACAGTGCCGAAATCCTACCTAACAAGGGGATTGAGTCAAAGACCTCTCAAGACTAAAATCTGTGACCCAGTAGTTAAGCTAGAACAGACAGAGatatttcccttttcttttttttccccaatttttttatttttttttgcttcagcaAATACTGAACACAGTGGGTCCAAAGCCTTGTCTTATAGCCTTTCTAGGTTTCTTTGTTCCAAATATGATTCCTGTTTTCCAGTTCTACATTTCACCAATCCTAATCAAGTAAATGAAAAGAGGTACAGGTTGCAAACCCAACACAAACAGTTCACCGTTTCAAAAATTTTGTGTTCCATGTGTGACTCTTACTTTTCTTTAGGTGGTTCACTTTGGGAGCGAGAGCCAGGCATAGTGTCGGCGCCCTTGGCTGCAGTGACACCAGCGGGCAGATGCGTCCCGTCTGGTGGCCCTGTGTTGCCGCCGGAGGGCGGCGCTTGGGACCTGGAGCGGAATAGCTTCTTGTCCCGTTGGGCCTCACCTCTTGTGGCCGGGTCGTTCAAGGAGGTGCCCAGGCTCCCAGGCCGCACCCCTGACCCCGAAAACCATTCTCCTGATTTGGTGAGAATCTCCTGTTGCTTACGGCATAGGTTGCATACCCACATTACCTGGAAGAGTTGAAAGGACAAAAGTGTTTGGCATGCTCACTTCAGGTTGGTTAGACAGGTTTGTGGCACAAAATCTGCAGTAATATCATTACCCATATTGAGCATGTAGGCTTGCACCAAAACAAATGCAGCGTGGTTAACGTTAGGGGGGCAGTTAAGCTTCTTCTAGAGAGATCTGTGGTAACGTTGTGGTATGTTCTGTACTGCTGTTAAAAATATACAGATCCTCTTTAGGAGGCTTGTTTTACCTGTCCTTAATTTTATTACAATATTACAACTGATGTAATGCACATagaatacatatatatatatatattcatatatttaaagCTTACATCTATCTGTTATAGGATCCATAAGGCTACAAATGAGCCTGTAATACAGCTGGTGTAAAGAACAAAGGAACAGTGGAATCTTATTGTCACTGTTGTGTATATTATTTTCACCGTTTTCACAAAAGCATGGAATTATTTCTACAGTCAAGGTTCT
The nucleotide sequence above comes from Mugil cephalus isolate CIBA_MC_2020 chromosome 2, CIBA_Mcephalus_1.1, whole genome shotgun sequence. Encoded proteins:
- the rims1b gene encoding regulating synaptic membrane exocytosis protein 1 isoform X27; amino-acid sequence: MSASVGPQGGPRPPTVPPSMPDLPDLSHLTEEERKIIMAVMARQKEEEEKEQAMLKTLHQQFESYKQEVRRIGAETRRQQTQQKDDAPTCGICRKTKFADGCGHLCSYCQTKFCARCGGRVSLRSNNEDKVCLIVKDRVMWVCNLCRKQQEILTKSGEWFSGSGVRPGSLGTSLNDPATRGEAQRDKKLFRSRSQAPPSGGNTGPPDGTHLPAGVTAAKGADTMPGSRSQSEPPKEKKRPVSLHEQNGKGSMGRGRRPAGKLQSQSSLDERVGPGDRGERRLGDGRRLEKIHSQDYEDGNENLGRQETHRRRPDEEEQRERQRREEEFQNRYRSDPNLARYPVKPQKEEQEMRMHAKVSKVRHERRHSDLAINEVGLGPGEGGGGGGGGGRSGEVPENRLARRGGGGEGDRKTHLENHRAYSVDRTVGVGGGAPPAGGGVRSGVQPGGQAPPDWGPNNGRLEPGTTRTPRDKGGDNLLRKDSQSSDQSESLRPPPPRSNKSKRGVNKKQMSISSSEEEGGSTPEYTSCEDVDMESVSEKGDWDCHPLDPAVWHHPVTWQPSKEGDHLIGRITLSKRSAMPREAGSLLGLKVVGGKMTETGRLGAFITKVKKGSLADVVGHLRAGDEVLQWNGKSLPGATKKEVYNIILESKAEPQVEIVVSRPIGSIHRIISKNFLRKVYRVYQDIPRIPESSHPPLESTGSSSFESQKMERPSISVMSPTSPGTLRDLPLVLPGQLSVKLWYDKVGHQLIVNVLQAIDLPTRPDGRPRNPYVKMYFLPDRSDKSKRRTKTVKKSAEPKWNQTFIYSHVHRRDFRERMLEITVWDQPRVQEEESEFLGEILIELETALLDDTPHWYKLQTHDVSSIPLPQPSPYLPRRHVHGDSPSKKLQRSHRIIDSEFDDGLLVVNKGAERNSRERERGSTLAVPEQQRPVQHRSRSVSPHREDSCRARSRPAHVPMQRSLDEIHHNRHPPHSPSRYSESHLEHQRSGDSDYEYSEDSEVLEMHRSIRGGSAECLHTNRAQLHGSPSPPSGTPSGRRGRQLPQLPAKSSSIEQALAVDDRARRLIHPYRPSASHDPETDVKIKREMYAERRRNSDNMSARSSDSDMSDVSALSRASSASRLSSTSYMSIQSERPGGRLRSKSLEEEKKDRRISWGVNGEEERRRAAGKRRFSEELKRRRHTVTGDTRESSRQMRSMGRSMLKSSSVSGEIYTQERTDGSQSDTALGTVGGGSKKRRSSLSARVVAIVGNRGSRSTSQISAPEGKSKKEKGVPIQRSTETGMAVELTRNMSRQPSRESNNGSVNSNSEGNLFPGVNLGASSQFSDFLDGLGPAQLVGRQTLATPAIGDIQIGMMEKKGQLEVEVIRARGLVQKPGSKSLPAPYVKVYLLNNGAYVAKKKTKIARKTLDPLYQQALLFEESPQGKVLQVIVWGDYGRMDHKSFMGVAQILLEELDLSSTVIGWYKLFPPSSLVDPTLASLTRRASQSSLDSSSGPGVRS